A stretch of [Clostridium] scindens DNA encodes these proteins:
- the ppk1 gene encoding polyphosphate kinase 1 encodes MKEDILNYTQNRELSWLKFNQRVLEEAQDPTVPLLERMKFVAIFTSNLDEFFMIRVGSLFDMAQTDANTVDSRSGMTPREQLDKIFEAVAPLYKERDKTYADIKKQLHPYGVCGLDFKELEQSEKKYVKKYFKEQILPILSPQIVDANHPFPHLLNKALYVTASLKYKDKTKEKTMLGIVPVPEFVSDILYLPGHDIRYIRMEKVLMEYVDIVFGQYEVSDVNYICVTRNADIAPDDEALEVSDDFRYLMKETLHKRRRMAVVRLEVAEKFSPDMEKYFCDKFNIKPNQVFRTKMPMKLDYVFAISGNLPESMKRSLIYPPFSPQNSPHVQEGSVMKQVKKNDILLFYPYESMNPFLRLIKEASTDPNVLTIKITIYRLAKKARLVEYLCAAAENGKEVTVLIELRARFDEQNNIDWSERMEEAGCRVIYGFEGYKVHSKICLITYRNRNEIQYITQIGTGNYNEKTAALYTDLCLMTGSKAIGKDAAEFFKNMSIGNLNGLYDHLIVSPTSLKQKVLYLMDEEIRKGTSGRIVMKMNSLTDVDFIEKLARASQAGVKVDLIVRGICCILPGVPGYTDNLRVMSVVGRYLEHPRIFSFGTGVEQKIYIGSADMMTRNTEKRVEVACPVLDESIRRQINHYMRVMLSDNVKARVLQSDGSFCKKNEEKPPIDSQAVFMEEAIHAKRSAPVKEKSIGAWLRAFFKR; translated from the coding sequence ATGAAGGAAGATATCTTAAACTATACGCAGAACAGGGAACTGTCATGGCTTAAGTTCAACCAGAGGGTTCTGGAGGAAGCGCAGGATCCAACAGTGCCGCTTCTGGAGCGCATGAAATTTGTCGCGATATTCACCAGCAATCTGGATGAATTTTTTATGATCCGTGTCGGAAGCCTATTCGACATGGCGCAGACGGATGCGAATACAGTGGACAGCCGTTCCGGCATGACTCCAAGGGAGCAGCTCGATAAGATATTTGAAGCAGTAGCCCCTCTCTACAAGGAGCGGGACAAGACGTATGCAGACATTAAGAAGCAGCTGCATCCATATGGCGTGTGCGGACTGGATTTTAAAGAACTGGAGCAGTCCGAGAAGAAATACGTGAAAAAATACTTTAAGGAGCAGATTCTTCCCATTCTATCTCCGCAGATCGTGGATGCGAACCATCCGTTTCCCCATCTGCTTAATAAGGCGCTGTATGTGACCGCCAGCCTGAAATATAAGGATAAGACCAAGGAAAAGACGATGCTTGGCATCGTCCCGGTACCCGAATTTGTCTCCGATATCCTTTATCTTCCGGGACATGATATCCGCTATATCCGTATGGAAAAAGTGCTGATGGAATATGTGGATATCGTGTTCGGGCAGTATGAAGTGTCGGATGTCAATTACATCTGCGTGACCAGGAATGCGGATATCGCGCCGGACGATGAGGCGCTGGAAGTCAGCGACGACTTCCGCTATCTTATGAAGGAGACGCTGCACAAGCGCCGCAGGATGGCGGTGGTGCGTCTGGAAGTGGCAGAAAAGTTCAGCCCGGATATGGAAAAGTATTTCTGCGACAAGTTCAACATCAAGCCGAACCAGGTGTTCAGGACTAAGATGCCGATGAAGCTGGATTATGTGTTCGCGATCAGCGGGAATCTGCCGGAATCCATGAAGCGCTCCCTGATCTATCCCCCATTTTCACCACAAAATTCCCCCCATGTGCAGGAAGGCAGCGTCATGAAGCAGGTGAAAAAGAACGATATCCTGCTGTTTTACCCGTATGAGAGCATGAATCCCTTCCTGCGCCTGATCAAGGAGGCGTCCACAGATCCGAATGTGCTGACCATCAAGATTACCATATACCGGCTGGCCAAGAAGGCCAGGCTGGTGGAATATCTGTGTGCCGCGGCGGAGAATGGGAAAGAAGTTACGGTGCTGATCGAGCTTCGGGCAAGATTCGACGAGCAGAATAACATTGACTGGTCTGAGCGGATGGAAGAGGCAGGCTGCAGGGTCATCTATGGCTTTGAAGGATATAAGGTGCATTCGAAGATCTGTCTGATCACATACCGCAACCGGAATGAGATCCAGTATATTACCCAGATCGGTACCGGCAATTACAATGAGAAGACAGCGGCCCTTTATACAGACCTGTGCCTGATGACGGGCAGCAAGGCGATTGGAAAGGATGCGGCGGAATTCTTCAAGAATATGTCCATCGGCAATCTGAATGGACTCTATGACCACCTGATCGTGTCGCCCACAAGCCTGAAGCAGAAGGTGCTCTATCTTATGGACGAGGAGATTCGCAAGGGAACATCCGGCCGTATCGTGATGAAGATGAATTCGCTGACGGATGTGGATTTTATTGAGAAATTGGCAAGGGCATCCCAGGCGGGAGTAAAAGTAGACTTGATTGTAAGGGGAATCTGCTGTATACTTCCAGGAGTACCGGGATACACGGACAACTTAAGAGTCATGAGCGTGGTGGGACGCTACCTGGAACATCCGCGTATCTTCAGTTTCGGTACTGGCGTAGAGCAGAAGATCTATATCGGCTCTGCGGACATGATGACAAGAAATACAGAGAAGCGCGTCGAAGTGGCATGTCCGGTGCTTGATGAGAGTATCCGGCGTCAGATCAACCACTATATGAGGGTCATGCTTAGCGACAATGTGAAGGCAAGGGTGCTTCAAAGCGATGGCTCGTTTTGCAAGAAAAATGAAGAAAAGCCGCCGATCGATTCGCAGGCAGTGTTCATGGAAGAAGCGATCCACGCAAAGCGAAGCGCGCCTGTAAAAGAAAAGTCGATTGGAGCGTGGCTTCGGGCGTTCTTTAAGAGATAA
- a CDS encoding DNA topoisomerase, translating into MGKSLYIAEKPSVAQEFAKALKIKTRRADGYLESEEAIITWCVGHLVTMSYPEEYDTNLKRWSLETLPFIPEEFKYEVIPAVSKQFRIVAGLLNREDVDTIYVCTDSGREGEYIYRLVEQQAGVHGKARRRVWIDSQTEDEILRGIREAKDLEEYDNLSASAYLRAKEDYLMGINFSRLLTLKYGNSISNYLHTNYSVVSVGRVMTCVLGMVVRREREIREFVETPFYRVISTIGETGQSFEGEWRAIKGSKWFESFDLYKENGFKEREKAEQLITYLSDPKPIQCQIVSIEKKKEKKNPPLLFNLAELQNECSKRFKISPDETLRIVQELYEKKLVTYPRTDARVLSTAVAKEIHKNLNGLMKYGPAVPFLQDIVALGSHKGLEKTRYVNDKQITDHYAIIPTGQGINTLGSLNHLASQVYDVIVKRFLCIFYPPAVYQKVAIVTRIKEESFFSNFKVLAEEGYLKVAGLPPVKKNAAEAEEENAERDTDAAFFEKIQSLKKGMILKVQSLDIKEGKTSAPKRYNSGSLILAMENAGQLIEDEELRAQIKGSGIGTSATRGEILKKLFHNKYLALNKKTQIVTPTMLGEMIFDVVANSIRSLLNPELTASWEKGLTYVAEGEITPDEYMEKLRHFIVSRTQGVKGLYNQSQLRACYDRTAQFYKKPAQAKKAAKKESK; encoded by the coding sequence ATGGGGAAATCACTTTATATTGCTGAGAAACCCAGTGTGGCACAGGAATTTGCCAAGGCACTGAAGATCAAGACAAGAAGGGCAGACGGATACCTGGAGTCAGAGGAAGCCATCATTACCTGGTGCGTAGGGCATCTGGTAACGATGAGCTATCCGGAAGAATATGATACAAATCTGAAAAGGTGGAGTTTGGAGACTCTGCCTTTTATACCGGAGGAATTCAAATATGAAGTGATTCCGGCAGTGTCCAAGCAGTTTCGGATCGTTGCCGGACTTTTAAACAGGGAAGACGTGGACACCATCTACGTGTGCACCGACTCAGGGCGGGAGGGAGAGTATATCTACCGTCTGGTGGAGCAGCAGGCAGGAGTCCACGGGAAAGCACGCAGGAGAGTCTGGATCGACTCTCAGACAGAGGATGAGATATTAAGGGGGATCCGGGAGGCGAAAGACCTGGAGGAATATGATAACCTTTCGGCGTCCGCGTATCTGAGGGCAAAGGAAGATTACCTGATGGGAATTAATTTTTCAAGGCTCCTTACTTTGAAATATGGGAACAGCATTTCCAATTATCTTCATACCAATTATTCCGTCGTCTCTGTGGGCCGGGTCATGACCTGCGTCCTTGGCATGGTGGTCCGAAGAGAGCGGGAGATCCGGGAATTCGTGGAGACGCCTTTCTACCGTGTGATCAGCACGATTGGCGAGACGGGGCAGAGTTTCGAGGGAGAATGGAGAGCCATAAAGGGATCGAAATGGTTTGAATCTTTTGACCTCTACAAAGAGAACGGCTTTAAAGAACGGGAGAAAGCAGAACAGCTGATCACGTATCTGAGCGATCCCAAGCCCATCCAGTGCCAGATCGTATCCATTGAGAAGAAGAAGGAAAAGAAGAACCCGCCGCTTTTATTTAACCTGGCGGAACTTCAGAATGAATGCTCCAAGCGTTTCAAGATCAGCCCGGACGAGACGCTTCGCATCGTGCAGGAATTGTACGAGAAGAAGCTGGTCACCTATCCAAGGACGGATGCCAGAGTCTTGTCAACGGCAGTGGCAAAGGAGATCCATAAGAATCTGAACGGGCTTATGAAGTATGGGCCAGCCGTACCGTTTCTTCAGGATATCGTGGCTCTGGGAAGCCACAAGGGCCTTGAAAAGACCAGATATGTCAACGATAAGCAGATTACTGACCATTACGCGATTATTCCAACGGGCCAGGGCATTAACACGCTGGGCTCGCTGAACCATCTGGCCAGCCAGGTCTATGATGTGATCGTAAAGCGTTTCCTTTGTATCTTCTACCCTCCGGCCGTCTATCAGAAGGTGGCCATTGTGACCAGGATTAAGGAAGAATCCTTTTTCTCTAATTTTAAAGTGCTGGCAGAAGAAGGATACCTGAAAGTGGCAGGACTTCCCCCAGTAAAGAAAAACGCGGCGGAGGCAGAAGAAGAAAACGCAGAGAGGGATACGGACGCGGCGTTTTTTGAGAAAATACAGTCCTTAAAAAAGGGCATGATTCTTAAGGTCCAGTCATTAGATATTAAGGAAGGGAAGACCTCTGCGCCAAAGCGTTACAACTCAGGATCGCTGATTCTGGCAATGGAGAATGCGGGGCAGCTGATCGAGGATGAGGAACTGCGCGCCCAGATCAAAGGAAGCGGCATCGGTACCAGCGCAACCAGAGGCGAGATCTTAAAGAAACTTTTCCATAACAAATATCTTGCCTTGAATAAGAAGACGCAGATTGTGACGCCTACCATGCTAGGAGAGATGATCTTCGACGTGGTGGCGAACTCCATCCGGTCGCTTCTGAACCCGGAACTGACAGCCAGCTGGGAGAAGGGGCTTACATACGTTGCAGAAGGAGAGATCACGCCAGATGAATATATGGAAAAACTCAGGCATTTTATCGTAAGCAGGACCCAGGGGGTCAAAGGCTTGTATAACCAGAGCCAGCTGCGGGCCTGCTACGACAGGACGGCGCAGTTTTACAAGAAGCCGGCGCAGGCAAAGAAGGCAGCAAAAAAAGAATCTAAATAG
- a CDS encoding UDP-N-acetylglucosamine pyrophosphorylase produces MKELTVANLYTLEETIAKDLFEGVEYPWEVLPKISGFILELGATLPKEEYDKVGEDVWIAKSAKVFESAYIHGPAIIGKDAEVRHCAFIRGNAIVGEGAVVGNSTELKNVVLFNKVQVPHYNYVGDSILGYKAHMGAGSITSNVKSDKKLVVLKTPNGNIETGIKKFGAMLGDEVEVGCGTVLNPGSVVGKHTNIYPLSSVRGYVPAGSIYKKQGEVVEKI; encoded by the coding sequence ATGAAGGAATTAACAGTAGCCAACTTGTACACACTTGAGGAAACCATCGCAAAGGACTTGTTTGAAGGGGTAGAATATCCCTGGGAAGTGCTTCCAAAGATCAGCGGCTTTATCCTGGAACTGGGAGCCACCCTTCCTAAGGAGGAATACGACAAGGTGGGAGAAGATGTATGGATAGCCAAGTCAGCCAAAGTATTCGAGTCGGCTTATATCCATGGGCCAGCGATCATCGGCAAGGACGCGGAAGTCAGGCATTGCGCTTTTATCCGTGGAAATGCTATTGTCGGCGAAGGAGCCGTCGTGGGAAATTCTACCGAGCTTAAGAACGTAGTCCTGTTTAATAAGGTACAGGTTCCCCATTACAATTATGTAGGAGATTCCATTCTCGGCTATAAGGCCCATATGGGCGCAGGCTCCATCACATCCAATGTAAAGTCAGACAAGAAGCTGGTGGTTCTAAAGACTCCGAACGGAAATATTGAGACGGGAATCAAGAAATTCGGGGCCATGCTGGGGGACGAGGTGGAAGTAGGATGCGGCACCGTCCTGAATCCGGGAAGCGTAGTCGGAAAACACACCAATATCTATCCGCTTTCCAGCGTAAGAGGCTACGTTCCGGCCGGGAGCATATACAAGAAGCAGGGAGAAGTAGTGGAGAAGATATAA
- the asd gene encoding aspartate-semialdehyde dehydrogenase — MEKKLKVGILGATGMVGQRFISLLENHPWFEVVTVAASPRSAGKTYEEAVGGRWKMDTPMPESVKSLIVLNVNEVEKVAETVDFVFSAVDMTKEEIKAIEEAYAKTETPVVSNNSAHRWTPDVPMVVPEINVEHFDVIESQKKRLGTERGFIAVKPNCSIQSYTPCLAAWKEFGPKEVVATTYQAISGAGKTFKDWPEMVENIIPFIGGEEEKSEQEPLRVLGKVEDGQIVKAQLPKITCQCIRVPVLNGHTAAVFINFEKKPTKEQLIEKLTSYKGFPQEAGLPSAPKQFVRYMEEENRPQVTLDVDYENGMGVSIGRLREDTIYDYKFIGLSHNTVRGAAGGAVLCAEALTAKGYIKSK, encoded by the coding sequence ATGGAAAAGAAATTAAAAGTAGGTATCTTAGGAGCAACAGGCATGGTTGGACAGCGTTTCATCTCATTGCTGGAAAATCATCCATGGTTTGAAGTCGTTACGGTGGCCGCAAGCCCGAGATCAGCAGGAAAGACTTATGAAGAGGCCGTAGGCGGGCGCTGGAAGATGGATACTCCGATGCCGGAGAGCGTTAAAAGCCTGATTGTCCTGAATGTAAATGAAGTGGAAAAGGTGGCGGAAACGGTTGACTTTGTATTCAGCGCCGTTGATATGACCAAGGAAGAGATCAAGGCGATCGAGGAGGCCTATGCCAAGACAGAGACCCCTGTCGTATCTAACAACAGCGCTCATCGCTGGACGCCGGACGTTCCGATGGTGGTGCCGGAGATTAACGTGGAGCATTTTGATGTGATCGAGTCTCAGAAGAAGCGTCTGGGAACAGAGCGCGGCTTCATCGCAGTCAAGCCAAACTGTTCCATCCAGAGTTATACCCCTTGTCTTGCTGCATGGAAGGAATTTGGCCCCAAAGAGGTGGTTGCCACTACCTACCAGGCAATCTCAGGCGCAGGAAAGACCTTCAAGGACTGGCCGGAGATGGTAGAGAACATCATCCCATTTATTGGCGGGGAAGAAGAAAAAAGCGAGCAGGAGCCGCTTCGCGTACTTGGCAAAGTAGAAGATGGCCAGATCGTTAAGGCACAGCTTCCAAAGATTACCTGCCAGTGTATCCGGGTTCCTGTATTGAACGGACATACGGCTGCCGTGTTCATTAACTTTGAGAAGAAGCCGACGAAAGAGCAGCTGATTGAGAAATTGACGAGTTATAAGGGATTTCCGCAAGAGGCAGGTCTTCCTAGCGCACCTAAGCAGTTCGTGCGCTATATGGAGGAAGAGAACCGTCCGCAGGTTACGCTGGATGTAGACTATGAGAATGGCATGGGAGTGTCTATCGGACGTCTCAGGGAAGATACGATCTATGACTACAAGTTTATCGGACTTTCCCATAATACAGTCCGCGGCGCAGCAGGCGGCGCAGTACTCTGCGCAGAGGCCCTGACGGCAAAGGGATATATTAAGAGCAAATAG